The following proteins come from a genomic window of Flavobacterium crocinum:
- a CDS encoding tetratricopeptide repeat protein, which translates to MIKKRVFTVLFLALFSTSFSVFAQTEPEDIAMATDEYQDSFYESLKQKGIENYDKAIVSLEKCIKLKPNDAVAYFELGKNYFALKEYRNAQDNFEKATQLDPKNKWFWLGIYDVSYETKNYPLAIETIQKIIVFDEEYKDDLISLYMITNQYDKALIAINEMNEKFGKSSDREIYKAQILSQGKYQNAEIDNLIQQIKKDPKEESNYLNLILLYSKNNENEKSLDVAKQLAKEIPNSEWAQVSLFKTYLDANQADKAIKSMNVILASSKIDSKIKHRTLNEFLIYVNKNPQYSADLEKAISYFDNDPNVDVAKEIGKFYHSKGQFENAIKYYEKDLKANSDTELETNMLLLEAYSQTKQFEPMTKRAMMLIEVYPSQAQFYYYAGLGSNQQKQFKNAKTVLEMGLDYVVDDVKLESNFNIQLGEAYNGLGDAKKKEEYFLKANEILKKKK; encoded by the coding sequence ATGATCAAAAAAAGAGTTTTTACTGTTTTGTTTCTTGCTTTATTCAGCACATCGTTTTCGGTTTTTGCACAGACAGAACCCGAAGATATTGCTATGGCAACTGACGAATATCAAGACTCATTTTATGAATCATTAAAACAAAAAGGAATTGAAAATTACGATAAAGCTATTGTGTCATTGGAGAAATGTATCAAACTAAAACCCAATGACGCTGTGGCTTATTTTGAATTAGGAAAAAACTATTTTGCTCTTAAAGAATATCGAAACGCACAGGATAATTTTGAAAAAGCAACGCAGTTAGATCCTAAAAACAAATGGTTTTGGCTGGGAATTTACGATGTAAGTTATGAAACCAAAAACTATCCGCTTGCGATTGAAACGATTCAGAAAATAATTGTTTTTGACGAGGAGTATAAAGACGATTTGATTTCGTTATACATGATTACCAATCAGTATGATAAAGCATTAATTGCGATTAACGAAATGAATGAAAAGTTTGGAAAATCGTCAGATCGTGAGATTTATAAGGCACAGATTTTATCGCAGGGGAAATATCAGAATGCAGAAATTGATAATTTGATTCAACAGATTAAAAAAGATCCAAAAGAAGAATCCAATTATTTGAATCTCATTCTTTTGTATTCAAAAAACAATGAAAATGAGAAATCTCTGGATGTTGCCAAACAATTAGCCAAAGAAATCCCAAATTCAGAATGGGCGCAGGTTAGTTTGTTTAAGACATACTTAGATGCCAATCAGGCAGATAAAGCTATCAAATCGATGAATGTGATTTTGGCAAGCTCAAAAATCGATTCAAAAATCAAACACAGAACTTTGAATGAATTTTTGATTTACGTCAATAAAAATCCACAATATTCTGCCGATTTAGAAAAAGCTATTTCTTATTTTGATAATGATCCAAATGTTGACGTTGCCAAAGAAATTGGAAAGTTTTATCATAGTAAAGGTCAGTTTGAGAATGCGATTAAATATTATGAAAAAGATTTAAAAGCCAATTCAGACACAGAGCTAGAAACCAATATGTTATTATTGGAAGCGTATTCTCAGACCAAACAATTTGAACCAATGACCAAAAGAGCCATGATGCTGATTGAAGTATATCCGAGTCAGGCTCAATTTTATTATTATGCAGGATTAGGAAGCAACCAGCAAAAGCAGTTTAAAAATGCAAAAACCGTTTTAGAAATGGGTCTTGATTATGTTGTTGATGATGTAAAATTAGAATCAAATTTTAATATTCAATTAGGAGAAGCATACAATGGATTGGGAGATGCTAAGAAAAAAGAGGAATACTTTTTGAAGGCAAATGAAATATTAAAGAAAAAAAAATAA
- a CDS encoding DUF4292 domain-containing protein has translation MKKYIAVLILSIAVVSCKTKAVAVQNNTSPIVAPKEEKKVIEKHYDNKLDFSTLYIKASAKYVDEKQSQNVTAEIRIEKDKQILISVRFLGITMAKALITPDAVSYYEKINSTYYEGDFTSLSKWLGTDLDYSKVQNLLVGEAFDDLRKGKYTQTIVENLFRLDEEKDANLKKTFFLDGEKYLIQKEEISQPSENRTLQIAYSDSKTFDQGILPTSIEINAVQPKGKTSINLNYNNISFNEQLSFPYSVPSGYKKMTIK, from the coding sequence ATGAAAAAATATATAGCAGTACTAATTCTTTCGATTGCGGTTGTATCATGTAAGACGAAAGCAGTAGCAGTACAAAATAATACAAGCCCAATAGTTGCACCAAAAGAAGAGAAGAAAGTAATTGAAAAACATTACGATAATAAATTAGATTTTTCTACTTTGTACATAAAAGCAAGTGCAAAATATGTTGATGAGAAACAAAGCCAAAATGTTACAGCTGAAATCAGAATTGAAAAAGACAAACAGATTTTAATAAGCGTTCGTTTTTTGGGAATCACAATGGCGAAGGCTTTAATAACTCCTGATGCAGTAAGTTATTATGAGAAAATAAACAGCACTTATTACGAAGGAGATTTTACTAGTTTAAGTAAATGGCTGGGAACAGATTTAGATTATAGTAAAGTACAAAACTTACTGGTTGGTGAAGCTTTTGATGATTTAAGAAAAGGAAAATATACACAGACAATTGTTGAAAACCTTTTTAGACTGGACGAAGAGAAAGATGCGAATTTGAAGAAAACCTTTTTCTTAGATGGCGAAAAATATTTAATTCAGAAAGAGGAAATTTCACAGCCATCAGAAAACAGAACTTTACAGATTGCATACTCAGACAGCAAAACTTTCGATCAGGGAATACTCCCGACAAGTATTGAAATCAATGCGGTACAGCCAAAAGGAAAAACAAGCATTAATTTGAATTACAACAATATTTCATTTAATGAACAACTTTCTTTCCCTTACAGTGTTCCGAGTGGTTATAAAAAAATGACAATTAAGTAA
- a CDS encoding murein hydrolase activator EnvC family protein, whose translation MPKFLLSLVLVCATTFVWAQDSQQEKLEQRKAQIQQEIRDNEKMLQSVRKKEKSAVNEYLIQANKIKLKEKLINTTAKQERLISNDMYINQVQVNKLKKELKVLKEDYAEMILKSYKSRSEQSRAMFILSSESFLQAYKRAQYLKQYTNFRKNQGLEIQSKTAQLVDFNAKLDGQRQVKKKIIAENQKEKVTLEAEKKEQQKLVNSLKKDKNKIAADIRSKQSEAKRIDKQIDRLIREAIAEANRKAAAERAKANPGSSEAKAPVSSSKIALTPEDKILAADFKANRGRLPWPVEKGFISLGYGDQPHPLHPSITVHNSGVEITTEDGASARAVFAGEVSKVIVLSPVNKAVVIQHGDFFTVYQNLSSVSVSQGDKVTIKQNIGKVRTSGDTGKTIIKFLILQNTSNNNPEGWLQSR comes from the coding sequence ATGCCAAAATTTCTCCTAAGTCTAGTTTTAGTTTGTGCCACTACTTTTGTATGGGCGCAGGATTCTCAGCAAGAAAAACTGGAACAGCGTAAAGCTCAAATTCAGCAGGAAATCAGAGACAATGAAAAAATGCTTCAGTCTGTTCGAAAAAAAGAGAAATCTGCTGTGAATGAATATTTGATTCAGGCAAATAAAATCAAACTGAAAGAGAAATTAATCAATACTACAGCAAAACAGGAAAGACTGATTAGTAATGACATGTATATTAATCAGGTTCAGGTTAATAAACTGAAAAAAGAATTAAAAGTCTTAAAAGAAGATTACGCGGAAATGATTTTAAAATCGTACAAAAGCCGATCTGAACAAAGCCGTGCCATGTTTATTTTATCTTCAGAGAGTTTTTTACAAGCTTATAAAAGAGCACAGTATTTAAAGCAATATACTAATTTCAGAAAAAATCAAGGCCTTGAAATTCAGTCAAAAACAGCACAATTAGTTGATTTTAATGCAAAACTTGACGGACAAAGACAAGTAAAAAAGAAGATTATTGCCGAAAACCAAAAAGAGAAAGTAACGCTTGAAGCAGAGAAAAAAGAACAGCAAAAATTGGTTAATTCGCTTAAAAAAGATAAAAATAAAATTGCTGCCGATATTCGATCCAAACAAAGTGAAGCAAAACGAATTGATAAACAAATTGATCGTTTAATTCGTGAAGCAATTGCTGAAGCCAATAGAAAAGCTGCAGCAGAAAGAGCAAAAGCAAACCCAGGTTCCAGCGAAGCAAAAGCACCGGTTTCTTCTTCTAAAATTGCGTTGACACCAGAAGACAAAATTTTAGCAGCCGATTTTAAAGCGAACAGAGGAAGATTGCCGTGGCCGGTAGAAAAAGGATTTATTTCTCTTGGGTACGGAGATCAGCCTCACCCATTGCATCCTTCGATTACGGTACACAATTCAGGAGTTGAGATTACAACTGAAGATGGTGCCAGCGCCAGAGCAGTATTTGCAGGAGAAGTTTCTAAAGTAATCGTTTTATCACCGGTAAACAAAGCAGTTGTAATTCAACATGGGGATTTCTTTACAGTATATCAAAACCTAAGTTCGGTTTCTGTTAGTCAGGGAGACAAAGTGACGATTAAACAAAATATTGGAAAAGTAAGAACAAGCGGAGATACAGGAAAAACAATCATTAAATTCCTGATTCTTCAAAATACTTCAAACAACAATCCGGAAGGATGGCTGCAAAGCAGATAA
- a CDS encoding CBS domain-containing protein yields MKKREPVSHIMTKSVITVNQNDNLKNVVNKLKANSIRHIPVVNGKEVVGIISRTDINRLTFGALFDGQEGADEAVLEMLTIPQVMTSKPKTVSSELIIRDLAEIFVKEEFHAAPVVDKGELKGIVTTTDVLKYFLEENY; encoded by the coding sequence ATGAAAAAGAGAGAACCGGTAAGTCACATTATGACAAAGAGTGTTATAACTGTAAATCAAAATGATAATTTAAAAAATGTTGTAAACAAATTAAAAGCTAATTCTATTCGTCATATTCCTGTGGTTAACGGAAAAGAAGTTGTTGGAATTATCAGCCGCACCGATATTAACCGTCTTACTTTTGGTGCATTATTTGACGGACAAGAGGGAGCAGATGAAGCTGTATTAGAAATGCTCACTATTCCTCAGGTTATGACTTCTAAACCAAAGACAGTTTCATCAGAACTTATTATTAGGGACTTAGCTGAAATTTTTGTAAAAGAAGAATTTCATGCCGCACCAGTTGTTGATAAAGGAGAATTAAAGGGAATTGTCACCACCACAGATGTTTTAAAATATTTCCTGGAAGAAAATTATTAG
- the rbfA gene encoding 30S ribosome-binding factor RbfA, whose product METNRQKKIGGVLQKDLVDILQGEVRKNGISNLVISVSKVSVTTDLSVATVYLSIFPQEKAKETLEAIKTNTTLIKHDLSQRVRLQLRRVPNLVFFIDDSLDYIEKIDNALAGKENPIENRDLLEKRRKS is encoded by the coding sequence ATGGAAACAAATAGACAGAAAAAAATAGGCGGTGTCCTCCAGAAAGATCTGGTTGATATCCTGCAAGGTGAAGTGAGAAAAAACGGAATTTCTAATTTAGTAATTTCAGTGTCCAAAGTAAGTGTAACTACAGATTTGTCTGTAGCAACAGTATATTTAAGTATTTTTCCACAAGAAAAAGCCAAAGAGACTTTAGAGGCAATTAAAACAAATACAACTTTAATCAAACATGATTTGTCACAGCGCGTACGTTTGCAGTTACGTCGTGTTCCAAATTTAGTTTTCTTTATCGACGACTCTTTAGATTATATTGAGAAAATTGACAATGCACTTGCAGGAAAAGAAAACCCAATAGAAAATCGTGACCTTTTAGAAAAGAGAAGAAAGTCGTAA
- a CDS encoding ABC transporter permease, protein MNFPLYIAKRYIFSSSKNNAINIINRIASMGIIVGTMALFVVLSVFSGLKVFSLSFTNEIDPDLKLTSTYGKSFFITPDQESQIKKMDGVASYTKIIEERVLFLFKDKQQVTYLKGVDSTYAVVNDIKKKLYNGQWLKPDSFQVVIGYGLAQNFSMGIMDFENPLQIFAPKPGKGAIENPEEAFNKTDVLPVGIYSISEELDSKYVFADLGLAQELLLYKPNQISGIEFKLKENADENAIKKQLNSIFKNKITLKNRAQLNESLYKMLNTENIVVYLIFTLVIIVALFNLVGALIMMILEKKGNLKTLFNLGAEVGYLRRIFLLQGTLLSFFGGLIGLALGIILVILQQQYELIMITPTLAYPVVFSLENVLIVMTTIVTLGFAASLIASSRVSKKLLD, encoded by the coding sequence TTGAATTTCCCTTTATACATAGCCAAACGTTATATTTTTAGCAGCAGTAAAAATAATGCTATCAATATTATTAACCGAATTGCCAGCATGGGAATCATTGTTGGTACTATGGCTTTGTTTGTGGTTTTATCCGTCTTCAGCGGATTAAAAGTTTTCAGTCTCTCGTTTACAAACGAAATCGATCCTGATTTAAAACTGACAAGTACATACGGAAAGTCATTTTTTATTACACCGGATCAGGAAAGTCAAATCAAGAAAATGGATGGTGTTGCCTCATACACCAAAATTATAGAAGAGCGTGTTTTGTTTTTGTTTAAAGACAAACAGCAGGTTACTTATTTAAAAGGAGTTGATAGCACTTATGCCGTTGTTAACGATATAAAGAAAAAACTTTATAATGGTCAATGGCTTAAACCGGATAGTTTTCAGGTTGTAATTGGTTATGGATTAGCTCAAAATTTCTCAATGGGAATCATGGATTTTGAAAACCCACTTCAGATTTTTGCCCCAAAACCAGGAAAAGGGGCAATCGAAAATCCTGAAGAAGCTTTTAATAAAACAGATGTTCTTCCTGTTGGGATTTATTCAATAAGTGAAGAATTAGATTCTAAATACGTATTTGCAGATTTAGGTCTTGCGCAGGAATTATTATTGTATAAGCCAAATCAAATTTCCGGAATTGAGTTTAAGCTAAAAGAAAATGCAGATGAAAATGCAATCAAAAAACAGCTTAATTCTATTTTTAAAAACAAAATCACTTTAAAGAACAGGGCACAGTTAAATGAGTCTTTGTACAAAATGCTCAATACCGAAAATATTGTCGTTTATCTGATTTTTACTTTAGTAATCATTGTCGCTCTTTTTAATTTGGTCGGTGCTTTGATTATGATGATTTTAGAGAAAAAAGGAAATCTTAAAACCCTTTTTAATCTTGGAGCAGAAGTTGGTTATCTCAGAAGAATCTTTTTACTTCAGGGAACTTTATTAAGCTTTTTCGGTGGCCTGATCGGACTTGCTTTAGGAATCATCCTGGTTATTTTACAGCAACAATATGAGCTGATTATGATTACTCCAACATTAGCTTATCCGGTTGTTTTCTCTCTGGAAAATGTTCTAATTGTAATGACCACTATTGTTACACTTGGTTTTGCTGCTTCTTTAATTGCAAGCAGTCGTGTAAGCAAAAAATTACTGGATTAA